From Acidobacteriota bacterium, the proteins below share one genomic window:
- the rho gene encoding transcription termination factor Rho: MHISELQALNIKDLAKIAKKYKIAEAGKLSKQDLIFAVLQAQAEHHGLIFSEGVLEVLPEGYGFLRSPDYSYLPGPDDIYISPSQIRKFDLRTGDIVSGQIRMPNEGERYLALVKVDAVNFEPPEEARHRIFYDNLTPLYPQERIRLETVRENLSARVMDIFTPIGKGQRGLIVSPPRTGKTMLLQNIANSISTNHPEVYLIVLLIDERPEEVTDMERSVKGEVISSTFDEPASRHVQVAEIVMEKAKRLVEHKKDVVILLDSITRLARAYNTVIPSSGKVLSGGVDANALEKPKRFFGAARKIEEGGSLTIMATALIDTGSRMDDVIFEEFKGTGNMEIILDRKLVDKRIFPAIDINRSGTRKEELLVEGTDLNKIWILRKVLNPLSIDEAMDLLLDKLRKSDSNAEFLTSLNKG; the protein is encoded by the coding sequence CTGCATATCAGCGAGCTGCAGGCCCTGAACATCAAGGACCTGGCGAAGATCGCCAAAAAATACAAGATCGCCGAGGCGGGCAAGCTGAGCAAGCAGGACCTCATCTTCGCCGTCCTGCAGGCCCAGGCGGAACACCACGGGCTCATCTTCTCCGAAGGGGTGCTCGAGGTGCTTCCCGAAGGGTACGGGTTTCTCCGCTCCCCCGATTACAGTTATCTGCCGGGCCCCGACGACATCTACATCTCCCCCTCCCAGATCCGGAAATTCGATCTCCGCACCGGCGACATCGTCTCCGGGCAGATCCGCATGCCGAACGAAGGGGAGCGCTACCTCGCCCTGGTGAAGGTGGACGCGGTGAATTTCGAGCCGCCCGAGGAAGCGCGCCACCGGATCTTCTACGACAACCTGACCCCCCTCTACCCGCAGGAACGGATCCGGCTGGAAACGGTGCGCGAGAACCTCTCCGCCCGTGTGATGGACATCTTCACCCCGATCGGCAAGGGACAGCGCGGGCTGATCGTGTCGCCCCCCCGGACGGGCAAGACCATGCTGCTGCAGAACATCGCCAACTCGATCAGCACCAACCACCCGGAGGTCTACCTCATCGTCCTGCTGATCGACGAACGCCCGGAGGAGGTCACCGACATGGAGCGCTCCGTCAAGGGGGAGGTGATCAGCTCCACCTTCGACGAACCCGCCTCGCGCCACGTCCAGGTCGCGGAAATCGTCATGGAAAAGGCGAAGCGCCTGGTGGAGCACAAGAAGGACGTCGTTATCCTGCTCGACAGCATCACGCGCCTGGCCCGCGCCTACAACACCGTCATCCCGTCGAGCGGCAAGGTGCTCTCCGGCGGCGTCGACGCGAACGCCCTGGAGAAGCCGAAGCGCTTTTTCGGGGCCGCCCGGAAGATCGAGGAGGGGGGAAGCCTCACGATCATGGCCACGGCCCTGATCGACACCGGGAGCCGCATGGACGACGTCATCTTCGAGGAGTTCAAGGGCACCGGCAACATGGAGATCATCCTGGACCGCAAGCTCGTGGACAAGCGCATCTTCCCGGCGATCGACATCAACCGGTCCGGCACCCGGAAGGAGGAGCTGCTGGTGGAAGGCACCGACCTCAACAAGATCTGGATCCTGCGGAAGGTGCTCAACCCCCTCTCCATCGACGAAGCGATGGACC
- a CDS encoding STAS domain-containing protein — MDIQVETIGDRRIIRVEGRITFEHCPALERRIDEVLAGGPREILLDLEGVPFMDSSGVGEILRLFKRMREAGGSLILLRPNRKLRGLFTMYRFDQFLTIRDDGEPDADG; from the coding sequence ATGGATATCCAAGTCGAAACTATCGGGGACCGCAGAATCATTCGTGTCGAGGGCAGGATCACCTTCGAGCACTGCCCGGCGCTCGAGCGCCGCATCGACGAGGTGCTGGCAGGGGGCCCGCGCGAGATCCTGCTCGATCTCGAAGGGGTCCCTTTCATGGACAGTTCGGGCGTGGGAGAGATCTTGAGGCTTTTCAAGCGGATGCGGGAAGCGGGGGGGAGCCTCATCCTCCTCCGCCCGAACCGGAAACTGCGCGGCCTCTTCACGATGTACCGCTTCGATCAGTTCCTGACCATCCGGGATGACGGGGAGCCGGACGCCGATGGTTAG
- a CDS encoding RNA methyltransferase, whose protein sequence is MSLENVVVILAGTKHPGNIGSAARAMANMGLGRLVLAAPRCRINEESYRLAKAGGPVLESAKVCRSLTSALRGIRLLVGTTGKSGGYRSPAAPPRALVPQILDHAARQRVGILFGPEDTGLVDDDLRLCQLLVRIPTHRRAGSINLAQAVMVVGYELFLGSLGHTPARTLRAAPLLQTEAMYAQLEKALLEIGFLHEQNARHMMFALRRIFGRAGLESADVGVLRGIARQVSWYARAQGPGRD, encoded by the coding sequence ATGTCACTGGAAAATGTGGTCGTCATCCTCGCGGGCACCAAACACCCGGGCAACATCGGGTCGGCGGCGCGTGCCATGGCCAACATGGGCCTGGGGCGGCTGGTGCTCGCGGCTCCCCGGTGCCGGATCAACGAGGAATCGTACCGGCTGGCCAAGGCCGGCGGGCCGGTCCTGGAATCGGCGAAGGTCTGCCGCTCCCTCACGAGCGCCCTCCGGGGGATCCGCCTGCTGGTCGGGACCACGGGGAAAAGCGGGGGCTACCGCTCCCCGGCCGCCCCGCCCCGCGCCCTCGTCCCGCAGATCCTCGACCACGCCGCCCGGCAGAGGGTGGGCATCCTCTTCGGCCCCGAGGACACGGGGCTCGTCGACGATGATCTCCGCCTCTGCCAGCTCCTCGTGCGCATCCCGACCCACCGCCGGGCAGGCAGCATCAACCTCGCCCAGGCGGTCATGGTCGTCGGCTACGAACTCTTCCTCGGCAGCCTCGGGCACACCCCGGCGCGGACGCTGCGGGCGGCGCCGCTTCTGCAGACGGAGGCCATGTACGCGCAGCTGGAGAAGGCGCTGCTGGAGATCGGGTTCCTGCACGAGCAGAACGCGCGCCACATGATGTTCGCGCTGCGCAGGATCTTCGGCAGGGCGGGCCTGGAATCGGCCGACGTCGGGGTCCTGAGAGGGATCGCGCGCCAGGTCTCCTGGTACGCCAGGGCCCAGGGCCCCGGCCGGGACTGA
- a CDS encoding RNA polymerase factor sigma-32 produces MTEFDRTPGSEEFTEPGEGGEDTAVSPAPGDPGEDLEMDRAAPRGIARYDPLRAYLAEIGRFTPLSREEEHALARRYHETGDRETAYRLVTSNLKLVVKIAMIYHKVYRNILDLIQEGNLGLLQAVQRFDPDRGTRLPTYAAWWIKAYILKFLLDNTRMVKIGTTNARRKILMNLNREKRELEARGIVPTSRLLAENLGVDERELREVQQGMTGGDLSLDAPLGDSDGDARYIDTLRMMEQSVDEKIAQGEFRELLEKKFADFSETLSEREREILSRRLIAEDPETLQQIADRYGISREAIRVAEKKLIAKLKQYMIDSFGDVREIEFHLAG; encoded by the coding sequence AAGATACGGCCGTCTCCCCTGCCCCCGGCGATCCCGGGGAAGATCTTGAGATGGACCGGGCGGCGCCCCGGGGGATCGCACGCTACGACCCCCTGCGCGCCTACCTGGCCGAGATCGGGAGATTCACCCCGCTCAGCAGGGAGGAGGAGCACGCTCTCGCCCGGCGGTACCACGAGACCGGGGACCGGGAAACCGCCTACCGGCTGGTGACGTCCAATCTCAAGCTCGTGGTCAAGATCGCCATGATCTACCACAAGGTCTACCGCAACATCCTGGACCTCATCCAGGAGGGGAACCTCGGCCTGCTCCAGGCCGTGCAGCGGTTCGACCCCGACCGCGGGACCCGGCTCCCGACTTACGCGGCATGGTGGATCAAGGCCTATATCCTCAAGTTCCTGCTCGACAACACGCGAATGGTCAAGATCGGGACGACCAACGCGCGGCGCAAGATCCTGATGAACCTCAACCGGGAGAAGCGGGAGCTGGAAGCGCGGGGCATCGTCCCCACCTCCCGCCTGCTCGCCGAAAACCTCGGCGTGGATGAACGGGAGCTGCGGGAGGTGCAGCAGGGGATGACCGGGGGCGACCTGTCGCTCGACGCACCCCTGGGCGACTCGGACGGGGACGCCCGCTACATCGACACGCTCCGCATGATGGAGCAGAGCGTGGACGAGAAGATCGCCCAGGGGGAATTCCGCGAACTGCTGGAAAAAAAGTTCGCCGATTTCTCCGAGACCCTCTCCGAACGCGAGCGGGAGATCCTCTCACGGAGGCTGATCGCCGAGGACCCGGAGACGCTGCAGCAGATCGCCGACCGCTACGGCATCTCGCGCGAAGCGATCCGCGTGGCGGAAAAGAAGCTGATCGCCAAGCTGAAGCAGTACATGATCGATTCCTTCGGCGACGTGCGCGAAATCGAGTTCCACCTGGCCGGGTAG